The following are from one region of the Pseudohongiella spirulinae genome:
- a CDS encoding ACT domain-containing protein, giving the protein MLTELDEILKSLAPETDSQQYVFCQVPGDVTAYLEWAPVAIIQEREGSTLILTESAAREAGLEYADTFHRITLMVHSSLQAVGLTAAVSGRLAQAGIAANMVAGYCHDHIFVPAERAEEALGLLSGF; this is encoded by the coding sequence ATGTTGACTGAGCTGGATGAAATTCTAAAAAGCCTGGCACCAGAAACGGATAGCCAGCAATACGTGTTCTGTCAGGTGCCCGGCGACGTGACAGCCTATCTTGAGTGGGCACCTGTGGCCATCATTCAGGAACGTGAGGGAAGCACACTGATTTTAACTGAGTCAGCAGCAAGAGAGGCGGGACTGGAATACGCAGACACTTTCCATAGAATTACCCTCATGGTGCATTCCAGCCTGCAGGCTGTTGGTCTGACAGCCGCGGTATCGGGGCGCCTGGCGCAGGCAGGTATTGCCGCGAACATGGTCGCAGGCTACTGCCACGACCATATTTTTGTGCCGGCAGAGCGGGCTGAGGAAGCGCTCGGTCTGCTGTCTGGTTTTTGA
- a CDS encoding YgaP family membrane protein: protein MTKNVGTVDKLLRIVLGVVLIALTLAGVIGVWGWIGIVPLATGLLNTCPLYSLLGVKTCQ, encoded by the coding sequence ATGACAAAAAACGTGGGAACTGTCGATAAACTGCTCAGGATTGTTCTGGGTGTTGTTTTGATTGCATTGACGCTGGCCGGGGTGATCGGCGTTTGGGGCTGGATAGGCATCGTACCATTAGCGACAGGGCTGCTGAATACCTGCCCACTGTACAGTCTGCTGGGCGTCAAGACCTGTCAGTGA
- the amaB gene encoding L-piperidine-6-carboxylate dehydrogenase, whose protein sequence is MHNFSEVLSAAGLVPAELEGGDLPVHSPIDGSLIATLKTSRPEDMESVIAKADTAFRQWRTVPPPRRGELVRLLGEELRAAKDELAAVVTLEAGKIRSEGLGEVQEMIDICDFAVGLSRQLYGLTIASERPGHRMMETWHPMGPCAIITAFNFPVAVWAWNAALALVCGDPVIWKPSEKTPLTAVATMKIMQRALARFGDAPAGLAQLVIGDHRVGDALVSSPAVAIVSATGSCRMGAAVGPKVAARFGRSILELGGNNAMIVAPSADLDMAVRAIVFSAVGTAGQRCTTLRRLIVHQSIRDHLVERLQNTYQSLPIGNPLDEGTLVGPLIDHRALDAMQQALQQAQLEGGLIIGGQRRTDGVPDGGCYAEPAIVQIPAQSAIVKTETFAPILYLMTYESLDEAITMQNDVPQGLSSCIFTQNLREAEQFLSASGSDCGIANVNIGPSGAEIGGAFGGEKETGGGRESGSDAWKAYMRRQTNTVNYSADLPLAQGVKFDV, encoded by the coding sequence ATGCATAATTTTAGTGAAGTTCTGAGTGCCGCAGGACTGGTCCCGGCCGAACTTGAAGGCGGCGATCTGCCGGTCCATTCACCCATTGACGGCTCGTTGATCGCCACGCTGAAGACAAGTCGGCCAGAGGATATGGAATCAGTCATTGCTAAAGCTGATACAGCCTTCCGGCAATGGCGAACAGTGCCACCGCCCAGGCGCGGAGAGCTGGTGAGGCTGTTGGGTGAGGAATTACGAGCCGCGAAAGACGAACTGGCAGCCGTAGTCACGCTGGAGGCGGGCAAGATCCGCTCCGAAGGTCTTGGTGAAGTGCAGGAGATGATTGATATCTGCGACTTCGCGGTGGGTCTGTCGCGGCAACTGTATGGTCTGACTATTGCCTCTGAACGGCCGGGGCACCGCATGATGGAAACCTGGCATCCGATGGGTCCCTGCGCCATTATCACCGCATTTAATTTTCCAGTAGCTGTCTGGGCGTGGAATGCCGCACTGGCGCTGGTCTGTGGTGATCCGGTGATCTGGAAACCTTCGGAGAAAACACCGCTGACTGCTGTGGCCACCATGAAAATCATGCAGCGTGCACTGGCCAGGTTTGGTGATGCTCCGGCGGGTCTGGCGCAGTTGGTGATTGGTGATCATCGTGTAGGTGATGCCCTGGTCAGTTCTCCTGCCGTGGCGATTGTTTCGGCAACCGGCTCATGCCGAATGGGCGCAGCGGTTGGTCCGAAAGTCGCTGCACGTTTTGGGCGCAGTATTCTTGAACTCGGTGGCAACAATGCCATGATTGTAGCGCCGTCAGCCGATCTGGATATGGCTGTACGGGCTATTGTTTTTTCTGCAGTTGGGACTGCGGGTCAGCGTTGCACAACGCTGCGTCGCCTTATCGTTCATCAGTCAATTCGTGATCATCTGGTGGAACGTCTGCAGAATACCTATCAAAGTTTGCCGATTGGCAACCCGCTGGATGAAGGCACGTTAGTAGGGCCACTGATTGACCACCGTGCCCTGGATGCCATGCAGCAGGCGTTGCAACAGGCGCAGCTAGAAGGTGGTCTGATTATCGGTGGTCAGCGACGTACTGACGGTGTGCCAGACGGCGGGTGTTATGCAGAACCGGCCATCGTTCAGATACCCGCACAATCTGCCATCGTAAAAACCGAGACCTTCGCGCCCATTCTGTACCTGATGACCTATGAGTCACTGGATGAGGCCATCACCATGCAGAATGACGTGCCACAGGGGCTGTCCTCTTGCATCTTTACCCAGAACCTGCGTGAAGCAGAGCAGTTTTTGTCTGCCAGTGGTTCGGATTGTGGTATTGCCAATGTCAACATAGGTCCCTCGGGTGCGGAAATCGGCGGGGCCTTTGGCGGCGAAAAAGAAACCGGCGGCGGACGTGAGAGCGGATCAGATGCCTGGAAAGCCTATATGCGTCGACAAACCAATACCGTTAACTACTCTGCCGATTTGCCGTTAGCGCAGGGTGTGAAATTTGACGTCTGA
- a CDS encoding lysylphosphatidylglycerol synthase transmembrane domain-containing protein, translating to MNANRWRLLTTLLWILALALAAWSLRQLPLGEIASQIAGLRWHQWLGWTAINLLILYLAVKRWQILALSTNARLSLAQLFCLRQGGSAVSFLTPGPHFGGEPLQLYWLHRHHKLSLHQAGATLGLDRFMETGVNMAVLLGCVLALLGSTVLPDGNWIQISMVLGASLLLMLIALLMLMRHPRWLAKKLQPLTELLRSVWQVHKAKLACALILSLLTWLVLFIELMLLMSFTGLAPSIAQLLLIMIGMRLAMLLPVPGGIGTIEASLLWSFTVLGFPVAAAAGLIALVRLRDAIVLLIGLGCLAALRRPATTATI from the coding sequence ATGAACGCAAATCGATGGCGGCTGCTGACAACGTTGTTATGGATACTGGCGCTTGCGCTGGCGGCCTGGTCACTTCGGCAATTACCGCTTGGAGAAATCGCCTCACAGATTGCCGGACTGCGATGGCATCAATGGCTGGGCTGGACAGCTATCAATCTGTTAATTCTGTACCTGGCTGTGAAACGCTGGCAGATACTGGCGCTGTCGACCAATGCACGTCTGTCTCTGGCACAGCTATTCTGCCTGCGCCAAGGCGGCAGTGCGGTCAGTTTTCTGACGCCCGGACCTCATTTTGGTGGCGAACCACTGCAACTTTACTGGCTGCATCGCCACCACAAGCTGTCGCTTCACCAGGCCGGCGCTACACTGGGGCTGGATCGCTTTATGGAAACCGGCGTCAATATGGCGGTGCTGTTGGGCTGCGTGCTGGCCCTGCTTGGAAGCACTGTACTGCCCGATGGCAACTGGATACAGATATCCATGGTGCTTGGCGCAAGCCTGCTGCTGATGTTGATCGCTTTGTTAATGTTGATGCGCCATCCACGCTGGCTGGCCAAAAAACTTCAGCCGCTGACAGAATTGCTGCGCAGTGTCTGGCAAGTTCACAAAGCCAAACTGGCCTGCGCTTTAATTCTGTCGTTACTGACCTGGCTGGTGCTGTTTATTGAATTAATGTTACTCATGAGTTTTACCGGTCTCGCTCCGTCAATTGCGCAGCTGCTGCTGATCATGATTGGCATGAGATTGGCGATGTTATTACCGGTACCGGGAGGCATCGGGACAATTGAAGCCTCGCTACTCTGGTCGTTTACAGTACTTGGCTTTCCTGTCGCTGCAGCCGCCGGATTGATTGCCCTTGTTCGTCTGCGCGATGCGATTGTGCTGCTGATCGGACTGGGCTGTCTGGCCGCTCTTCGCCGACCGGCAACTACCGCAACGATTTAA
- a CDS encoding CDP-alcohol phosphatidyltransferase family protein — protein sequence MPVFSIPTTAPERELTLYSFLGVILILLAAAGLASLDSWQSATLPGATISLLCWCYICWQSHKRVDLNYNPQDGEHYQTLGWGTQITLLRGLLIAATAGFIPVAISASHSAWLFIPALFYTAAAIGDALDGFLARRQQHITRLGAELDTVLDALGLLVAPLLAVMSGKLHSSYLLVSLAYYLFRLGISWRKRQGKIVHALPPSKMRRQLAGWQMALVATALWPPISGSVTQWLGFVFMLPLLAGFWRDWLAVSGRQT from the coding sequence TTGCCTGTTTTTTCGATTCCGACAACCGCGCCCGAGCGCGAGCTGACGTTGTACAGTTTTCTGGGAGTGATTCTGATCTTACTGGCCGCCGCAGGTCTGGCGTCTCTGGATAGCTGGCAGTCGGCAACCCTGCCTGGCGCGACTATCAGCCTGCTGTGCTGGTGCTATATCTGCTGGCAAAGTCACAAACGAGTCGACCTTAATTACAACCCTCAAGACGGCGAGCACTATCAAACATTGGGATGGGGCACACAAATCACTTTGCTGCGAGGGCTGCTCATAGCCGCCACGGCTGGCTTTATCCCAGTCGCCATATCAGCATCCCATTCGGCATGGCTGTTTATACCCGCTCTGTTTTATACCGCTGCCGCCATCGGGGATGCCCTGGACGGATTTCTGGCGCGCCGTCAGCAACATATCACACGGCTTGGCGCTGAGCTGGACACGGTACTGGATGCTCTCGGTCTGCTGGTAGCACCGCTACTGGCAGTCATGAGTGGCAAGCTGCATAGCAGCTATCTGTTGGTCAGCCTTGCCTACTACCTGTTCCGTCTGGGCATCTCCTGGCGGAAACGCCAGGGCAAAATTGTCCATGCGCTGCCGCCCAGCAAAATGCGTCGGCAACTGGCGGGCTGGCAAATGGCGCTTGTTGCAACCGCATTATGGCCGCCCATTTCTGGCAGTGTGACGCAATGGCTTGGATTTGTTTTTATGCTGCCGCTGCTGGCCGGTTTCTGGCGAGACTGGCTGGCAGTCAGCGGTCGGCAAACATGA
- a CDS encoding glucan biosynthesis protein, giving the protein MTYREVLAHSVLTGILVISLFNSTRLLAQADADDQDFSHQWLQSYARDLSNRPFAPPVSAATSPLRQLDYDDYRRIVFDPSAAVWKNESVPFQLQLFHPGFLHTETVNINLVASGREAPLLFSTDQFQYHDSLPAINPAEVNGYAGFRIHHPINSAERFEEFLVFLGASYFRGVARHQFYGLSARGLAVNTVGAGVEEFPRFSDFWIEKPAADSRQIVVHALLDSFSVTGAYRFVIRPGETTVMDVEATLYPRRSIQAFGIAPLTSMFMFDASNSARFDDFRDAVHDSDGLWIQQSNGERVWRPMANPAQLQVSAFGKQSPVAFGLMQRHTGFEDFNDAEARYDKRPSLWIEPLHDWGAGHVELVEIPTVDEIHDNIVAYWQPAAALEPGQVYQFNYRLNWGQPVAEPGMIVETAAGSVPGTAERLFVIDFADAASIEYVQQNHNLINMKATTSAGTISDVSGTLLPESGLYRVYLKLDPEQADLAELRLTLQVGDRQWGETWLYRWTK; this is encoded by the coding sequence ATGACTTACCGGGAGGTGCTCGCGCATTCAGTGCTGACGGGAATCTTGGTTATCAGTCTGTTTAATTCTACCCGCTTGTTGGCACAAGCTGATGCCGATGATCAGGATTTCAGTCATCAGTGGCTGCAGAGTTATGCCCGTGATCTTTCAAATCGACCATTTGCGCCGCCGGTCAGCGCGGCGACCAGCCCCTTGCGCCAACTGGATTATGATGACTATCGGCGGATTGTTTTTGATCCGTCGGCCGCCGTGTGGAAGAACGAGTCGGTGCCGTTTCAACTGCAATTGTTTCATCCCGGTTTTTTGCATACCGAGACAGTAAACATAAACCTGGTTGCGTCCGGTCGGGAGGCTCCGCTGTTATTTTCGACTGATCAGTTTCAGTACCATGACAGCCTTCCTGCTATTAACCCGGCTGAGGTTAATGGATATGCCGGATTTCGCATTCATCACCCGATAAATTCCGCTGAACGATTTGAAGAGTTTCTGGTTTTTCTGGGTGCCAGTTATTTCCGTGGAGTTGCCAGGCATCAGTTCTATGGCCTGTCGGCACGCGGACTAGCTGTTAATACGGTCGGTGCTGGTGTTGAAGAGTTTCCCCGCTTCTCGGATTTCTGGATAGAAAAACCAGCAGCGGATTCTCGACAGATTGTGGTGCATGCTCTGCTCGACAGTTTTTCCGTCACTGGCGCCTACCGGTTCGTGATCAGACCTGGCGAGACCACTGTTATGGATGTGGAAGCCACCCTGTATCCGCGTCGCAGTATTCAGGCGTTTGGCATCGCGCCTTTGACATCCATGTTCATGTTTGATGCCAGCAACAGTGCCCGTTTCGACGATTTCCGCGACGCAGTTCACGATTCGGACGGTCTCTGGATTCAACAAAGCAATGGCGAGCGAGTCTGGCGTCCGATGGCGAACCCGGCGCAATTGCAGGTATCCGCTTTTGGTAAACAGTCGCCGGTCGCCTTCGGTTTAATGCAACGGCATACTGGATTTGAAGACTTTAACGATGCAGAAGCACGGTATGACAAACGTCCGTCCTTATGGATCGAGCCATTGCATGACTGGGGAGCGGGGCATGTTGAATTGGTTGAGATCCCGACGGTTGATGAAATTCATGACAATATTGTTGCGTACTGGCAACCGGCGGCGGCGCTTGAACCGGGGCAGGTTTACCAATTCAACTATCGATTGAACTGGGGGCAACCCGTTGCAGAACCTGGCATGATCGTGGAGACGGCAGCTGGTAGTGTGCCTGGCACCGCGGAGCGATTGTTTGTGATCGACTTTGCTGATGCCGCAAGCATTGAGTATGTGCAGCAAAACCATAATCTGATCAATATGAAGGCCACTACCAGCGCTGGTACCATCTCTGATGTCAGTGGCACTTTGCTGCCCGAATCTGGTCTCTATCGAGTCTATCTCAAGCTGGATCCTGAGCAGGCAGATCTGGCTGAGCTGCGCCTGACTCTCCAGGTGGGTGACAGGCAATGGGGTGAGACCTGGCTCTATCGGTGGACAAAATGA
- a CDS encoding crotonase/enoyl-CoA hydratase family protein yields MNYETLNYQINDRILTITLNRPDKLNAFTVTMANELVEAFERANADDEVGAIIVTGAGRAFCAGMDLSVEGNVFGLDESMAPTPAELDERFEDPDMISGVRDTGGRVSLAIYACNKPVIGAINGVAVGIGATMTLAMDVRLMADTGRMGFVFGKIGIVPEACSTWFLPRLVGLSQALDWVYTGELIDSESAQQAGLIKAAVPAEELLATAEKLARSYIANRSPVSVALTRQMMLRNSAAAHPLVAHKAESLAVFYTSQGDGKEGVKAFLEKRDPQFTARASTDLPDIFS; encoded by the coding sequence ATGAACTATGAAACACTCAACTACCAAATCAATGATCGCATTCTCACCATCACACTCAACAGACCCGACAAGCTGAATGCATTTACTGTGACCATGGCCAATGAGCTGGTTGAAGCCTTCGAACGCGCCAACGCCGACGATGAAGTGGGTGCCATCATCGTCACCGGGGCGGGCCGGGCATTTTGCGCTGGCATGGATCTGTCCGTTGAGGGCAATGTCTTTGGACTGGACGAAAGCATGGCACCGACACCGGCAGAGCTCGATGAACGCTTTGAAGACCCGGACATGATCTCGGGAGTACGCGACACCGGCGGGCGGGTATCACTGGCAATCTATGCCTGCAACAAGCCGGTCATTGGCGCGATCAACGGCGTCGCTGTGGGCATCGGCGCAACCATGACACTGGCCATGGATGTCAGACTGATGGCAGACACCGGTCGCATGGGTTTTGTGTTCGGCAAAATCGGCATTGTACCCGAAGCCTGCTCAACCTGGTTTCTGCCACGCCTGGTTGGCCTGTCTCAGGCCCTGGACTGGGTCTACACGGGCGAGTTGATCGATAGTGAATCTGCCCAGCAGGCAGGCCTGATCAAAGCCGCTGTGCCTGCGGAGGAACTGCTGGCAACTGCAGAGAAATTGGCCCGCAGCTACATTGCAAACCGCTCGCCCGTCAGTGTAGCCCTGACCCGACAAATGATGTTGCGAAATTCAGCCGCAGCACATCCCTTGGTTGCACACAAGGCAGAATCCCTGGCCGTTTTTTACACCAGCCAGGGTGACGGCAAAGAAGGCGTGAAGGCATTTTTGGAAAAGCGCGACCCTCAGTTTACTGCCAGGGCCTCCACCGACCTGCCCGATATTTTCAGTTAG
- a CDS encoding saccharopine dehydrogenase C-terminal domain-containing protein, whose protein sequence is MSVSNRDFQRVAVLGLGKIGHLAAELLQDSGFDVLGIDSRDIDAPFSTIKTDLSDDGAIRQALSDQQAVLSCLPYQLNIGVSTIAHELGLHYFDLTEDVPTTKHIRKLAETSKGIMAPQCGLAPGFVGIVAADLASKFDKVRSIRMRVGALPQNPTGLLGYAFNWSPEGVVNEYLNDCEVIEEGVLKTVSAMEWIEQVYIDGVQLEAFTTSGGLGTMCETYLGVIENLDYKTMRYPGHVKLMNFFFHELLMRENRQEAGRILTHAKPPVDEDVVYVHVAAEGTINGQMSRREFVRSFYPLTINGRQRTAIAWTTCASVVAVIEMVRQGALPASGFLKQEEIPLTPYLAMRTGDYFRKGHIGKTHNH, encoded by the coding sequence ATGTCAGTTTCAAACAGGGACTTTCAGCGAGTGGCGGTACTGGGCCTTGGTAAAATTGGCCATCTGGCCGCCGAATTGCTGCAGGATAGCGGCTTCGATGTGCTGGGCATCGATTCGCGTGATATCGATGCGCCGTTTTCGACCATCAAAACTGATTTGTCAGATGACGGCGCGATTCGACAGGCGTTGAGCGACCAACAGGCGGTCCTGTCGTGTTTGCCATATCAATTGAATATTGGTGTCAGCACAATCGCTCATGAGCTGGGCCTGCATTACTTTGATTTGACTGAAGATGTGCCGACCACCAAACACATCCGCAAACTTGCAGAAACCTCCAAAGGCATCATGGCGCCGCAATGTGGACTGGCCCCCGGGTTTGTGGGCATTGTGGCGGCCGATCTGGCTTCGAAATTTGATAAAGTGCGCTCTATTCGCATGCGAGTTGGTGCTCTTCCCCAGAATCCCACTGGCCTGTTGGGTTATGCCTTCAACTGGTCTCCGGAAGGTGTGGTCAATGAATACCTGAATGACTGCGAAGTGATTGAGGAAGGAGTTTTAAAAACCGTGTCGGCCATGGAATGGATCGAACAGGTTTATATTGACGGTGTACAACTGGAGGCGTTCACCACTTCGGGTGGTCTGGGCACCATGTGTGAGACTTATCTGGGTGTGATTGAAAACCTGGACTACAAAACCATGCGTTATCCGGGGCATGTGAAATTGATGAATTTCTTTTTTCATGAACTGTTGATGCGTGAAAATCGACAGGAGGCGGGTCGCATTCTCACGCATGCCAAACCGCCGGTCGACGAGGATGTGGTCTATGTGCACGTGGCAGCCGAAGGAACGATTAATGGGCAAATGTCACGCAGAGAATTTGTGCGCTCGTTCTACCCATTGACCATCAACGGGCGTCAACGTACGGCGATTGCCTGGACAACCTGTGCTTCGGTGGTTGCCGTGATCGAAATGGTCAGGCAGGGCGCTTTGCCAGCCAGTGGATTTCTGAAGCAGGAAGAAATTCCGCTGACACCGTATCTGGCCATGCGCACCGGTGATTATTTTCGCAAGGGGCATATCGGCAAGACACACAATCACTAA
- a CDS encoding 6-pyruvoyl trahydropterin synthase family protein has product MYTVAVTQDFIANHYLIGGDWGAENQPHAHHYVAEVQIESDTLNEHGYLVDIVEIEAALGDIVAYFRDSMLNDKPEFAGLNPSIEHFSRILAEKLVNSISPPGRGSLTVKLWENATCWAAYRHAFA; this is encoded by the coding sequence ATGTATACAGTTGCTGTAACACAGGATTTTATTGCCAATCACTATCTGATCGGAGGTGATTGGGGCGCGGAAAATCAACCGCATGCCCATCATTATGTGGCGGAAGTTCAGATAGAAAGTGATACTTTGAACGAACATGGCTATCTGGTTGATATTGTTGAGATCGAAGCGGCACTGGGTGATATCGTCGCTTACTTCCGGGATAGTATGCTGAATGATAAACCGGAATTTGCAGGTTTGAATCCCAGTATTGAACACTTCAGCCGGATTCTCGCCGAGAAGCTGGTGAACAGTATTTCACCACCCGGGCGTGGCTCGCTGACGGTCAAGCTTTGGGAAAACGCTACATGCTGGGCGGCGTATCGGCACGCATTTGCTTAA
- a CDS encoding OmpA family protein has product MNPLAKLSATIGLAAALAACTTINPYTGQTQTSRAATYGAIGGVVCGLIGAGESSTRARNAALGCGAIGAGIGAYMDAQEAELRQQLEGTGVQVQRSGDQLDLIMPGNITFNTNEFSIRQDFYPVLDSVSEVLYKFVDTRLMVTGHTDSTGARDYNYNLSNRRASSVANYLATRGVDQNRLITQGMGPDQPIASNDTESGRAMNRRVELQIVAAQR; this is encoded by the coding sequence ATGAACCCTCTGGCAAAACTGTCAGCAACAATAGGCCTGGCTGCCGCCCTGGCCGCCTGTACAACCATTAACCCATACACCGGCCAGACGCAGACCAGCCGCGCGGCGACGTATGGGGCCATTGGTGGTGTTGTCTGCGGCCTGATAGGCGCCGGTGAAAGCAGCACACGCGCCCGCAACGCGGCACTCGGTTGCGGTGCCATTGGTGCTGGAATTGGCGCATACATGGACGCACAGGAAGCTGAACTGCGCCAGCAACTGGAAGGTACTGGTGTGCAGGTGCAGCGCAGCGGTGATCAACTGGATCTGATCATGCCGGGAAATATCACCTTCAACACCAATGAGTTTTCAATCCGCCAGGATTTTTATCCGGTGCTGGACTCCGTGTCTGAAGTGCTTTACAAATTTGTCGACACACGCCTGATGGTCACCGGACACACTGATTCAACCGGGGCACGTGACTACAACTATAATCTTTCCAATAGACGAGCCAGCAGCGTGGCCAACTATCTCGCAACCCGCGGTGTGGATCAGAATCGTTTGATCACGCAAGGTATGGGTCCCGATCAGCCCATTGCCAGCAATGACACCGAGTCAGGCCGTGCAATGAACCGGCGGGTAGAGCTGCAGATTGTGGCTGCGCAACGCTGA
- the mdoH gene encoding glucans biosynthesis glucosyltransferase MdoH encodes MTGTSPLIPPPAPLSMPTQVLSSRPDARHSAPGMQTRLARLLTFGGSLLMTIFASGQMHGILFSELAGNPITVTVILWMLLALFSLTFGWIALTASAALAGLLCGHAVLRSVADAPLRGRTVLLMPIHNEVPSNASASLRAMAEDLQSRNLAHHFEIFLLSDTSDPAIWREEARTVRLLREQLDTIMPVWYRRRDRNTARKAGNIREFITRWGERYDYMVVLDADSLITADTLATLVREMDADSSAGILQTLPGIYGSQTLFARLQQFSGVIYGPVFARGLCAWQGDDGNYWGHNAILRVRAFAESAGLPQMPGPRPFGGEIRSHDFVEAALLRRAGWTVRMLPNLPGSWEECPPSLSDAAVRDRRWAQGNVQHLGVLSARGLRWPSRAHMLMGVMNYLMSPLWLAMVLIGLVLSAPIAAGVNALSFDFYSMLNLFLATLFLLFLPKILGLGRALLNSEISRTVGRKRLLLGFMVELLFSVLHAPIVMMQHTRHMWEIIRGQDSGWSAQQRRGTELQWQRMLRQHAGHTLLGLLMVVYLQWLSSPLLYWMLPMIIGLILSIPLSALSGSRLLADWLMARGLLLTPEEYSVPPVMERQRHLMKTVN; translated from the coding sequence ATGACAGGCACCTCTCCGTTGATTCCGCCACCCGCACCTCTGTCCATGCCCACTCAGGTGCTGTCATCGCGTCCGGATGCGCGACATTCTGCGCCCGGCATGCAAACCCGATTGGCGCGCCTGCTGACCTTTGGTGGCAGCCTGCTGATGACAATATTTGCCAGCGGACAAATGCATGGCATTTTGTTTTCAGAGTTGGCAGGCAACCCAATAACGGTGACCGTTATTTTGTGGATGTTGCTGGCTCTGTTTTCGCTGACCTTCGGCTGGATTGCACTGACGGCTAGTGCGGCGCTGGCGGGTCTGTTGTGTGGACATGCCGTGTTACGCTCAGTCGCTGACGCCCCACTGCGCGGAAGAACAGTGTTATTGATGCCAATTCATAATGAAGTACCTTCTAATGCCAGTGCCTCATTGCGGGCGATGGCGGAGGATCTTCAAAGCAGGAACCTGGCACATCATTTCGAAATTTTTTTATTGTCTGATACATCTGACCCGGCAATCTGGCGCGAAGAAGCGCGAACAGTTCGTCTGCTGCGAGAGCAGCTCGATACGATCATGCCGGTCTGGTACCGTCGTCGTGACCGCAATACTGCCCGTAAGGCTGGCAACATCCGTGAATTTATAACTCGCTGGGGTGAGCGCTACGACTATATGGTGGTGCTTGATGCCGACAGTCTTATCACAGCCGATACGCTCGCGACCCTGGTCAGGGAAATGGATGCTGACTCGTCGGCGGGCATCTTGCAGACGCTGCCAGGAATTTACGGTTCGCAAACACTCTTTGCCCGCTTGCAGCAATTTTCTGGTGTCATTTATGGGCCTGTGTTTGCCCGCGGTTTATGCGCATGGCAAGGTGATGATGGCAATTACTGGGGACACAACGCGATCCTGCGAGTGAGGGCTTTCGCCGAATCTGCCGGCTTGCCGCAAATGCCTGGTCCACGTCCGTTCGGAGGTGAAATCCGCTCTCATGATTTTGTCGAGGCCGCCTTGCTACGCCGGGCCGGCTGGACAGTGCGTATGTTGCCGAATCTGCCCGGATCATGGGAGGAATGTCCCCCCAGCCTGTCAGATGCTGCCGTTCGTGATAGACGCTGGGCGCAGGGCAACGTCCAACACCTGGGAGTTTTGTCAGCCAGAGGATTGCGCTGGCCGAGTCGCGCGCACATGTTGATGGGTGTGATGAATTACCTGATGTCTCCGCTCTGGCTGGCAATGGTCCTTATTGGCCTGGTTTTGAGTGCACCGATTGCCGCTGGCGTGAATGCTCTGAGCTTTGATTTCTACAGCATGCTTAATCTATTTTTGGCGACTCTGTTTTTGTTATTCCTGCCCAAGATTCTGGGACTGGGCCGCGCGTTGCTCAACAGTGAGATAAGTCGTACTGTTGGACGGAAACGATTGTTGCTGGGATTTATGGTTGAGCTGCTGTTCTCGGTACTGCACGCCCCTATTGTCATGATGCAGCATACACGTCACATGTGGGAGATCATACGGGGTCAGGACTCCGGCTGGTCAGCACAACAGCGCCGTGGCACAGAACTGCAATGGCAACGGATGCTCCGCCAACATGCCGGGCATACGTTGCTGGGGCTGTTGATGGTTGTCTATCTGCAGTGGCTGTCTTCGCCCCTTCTGTACTGGATGTTGCCCATGATAATCGGGCTGATCCTGTCCATCCCCTTGTCGGCGCTGAGTGGCAGTCGCCTGCTTGCAGATTGGCTGATGGCCCGCGGGTTGCTGCTCACACCTGAAGAGTATTCCGTGCCTCCGGTAATGGAACGCCAGCGCCATTTGATGAAAACTGTCAACTGA